A genomic region of Gemmata massiliana contains the following coding sequences:
- a CDS encoding DUF1501 domain-containing protein — MPRDTAVTDPSVTLSRRDWLRIGVPAALGLSAPQVHAKPASGAAGFGRAKSVVVVFTSGGQSQLDTWDPKPNAPAEIRGAFRSIQTRNPELRVCEHLPRMAALADRFAVLRSMTHNDLDHGSACYLALTGQFHPQRSSNPPPRPTDFPALGAVLKRIRPAKHFPHTAVHVNGPLLAPIEVSPGQYGGFLGRGYEPAELGNVTDTDRLVAALSLPLDVPVERLPSRRDLLARLDPGTKSDPPALKAFELVNAPRVRAALDLDREPEKLRDRYGRHRSGQACLMARRLVEAGVPWTTVFFNHGIRGQDDHPDDTDEYGWDTHNDIFDSLKTHLLPRFDHSVSAFLEDLDNRGLLESTLVVIMGEFGRAPLVAVEKSFAGRGSPGRKHWGACYSMLLAGAGIVPGALYGKSDRIAAYPQSEPTAPGDLAATMFHALGIEPDAHYTDATDRPYRAVTGHPVTKLFH; from the coding sequence ATGCCCCGCGACACCGCAGTCACCGACCCCTCCGTCACGCTGTCGCGCCGCGACTGGCTGCGGATCGGCGTTCCCGCGGCCCTGGGGTTATCTGCGCCCCAAGTCCACGCGAAACCCGCGTCGGGCGCTGCGGGTTTCGGCCGCGCGAAGTCCGTTGTGGTCGTCTTCACGAGCGGCGGACAGAGCCAGCTCGACACCTGGGATCCGAAGCCAAACGCGCCCGCTGAAATTCGCGGCGCGTTCCGCTCGATTCAGACGCGAAACCCGGAACTCCGGGTCTGCGAACACTTACCGCGAATGGCGGCACTCGCGGACCGCTTCGCCGTACTGCGGTCCATGACGCACAACGACCTCGACCACGGCTCCGCGTGCTACCTCGCGCTCACGGGGCAATTTCACCCACAAAGATCATCCAACCCGCCCCCGCGCCCCACGGATTTCCCCGCCCTCGGCGCGGTGTTGAAGCGAATTAGGCCAGCAAAGCATTTCCCACACACCGCGGTCCACGTCAACGGCCCACTACTCGCACCGATCGAGGTCAGCCCGGGGCAGTATGGCGGGTTCCTCGGGCGCGGGTACGAACCCGCCGAACTCGGCAACGTGACCGATACTGACCGGCTGGTCGCGGCACTGAGCCTGCCACTCGATGTGCCCGTCGAGCGCCTCCCTTCGCGCCGCGATCTGCTCGCAAGGCTCGATCCCGGCACGAAATCCGATCCGCCCGCGTTGAAGGCGTTCGAGCTGGTGAACGCCCCGCGCGTGCGAGCGGCACTCGATCTCGACCGCGAACCCGAAAAGCTCCGCGACCGTTACGGTCGGCACCGCTCGGGGCAGGCGTGTTTGATGGCCCGCCGACTGGTCGAGGCCGGAGTGCCGTGGACAACGGTGTTCTTCAACCACGGCATCCGCGGACAGGACGACCACCCGGACGACACCGACGAGTACGGTTGGGACACGCACAACGACATCTTCGACTCGCTCAAAACGCACCTGCTCCCGCGTTTCGACCACTCGGTGTCCGCGTTCCTCGAAGACCTGGACAATCGCGGGCTGTTGGAAAGCACTCTCGTCGTGATAATGGGCGAGTTCGGGCGAGCTCCGCTTGTCGCGGTGGAAAAATCCTTCGCCGGGCGCGGGTCACCGGGGCGCAAGCACTGGGGCGCGTGTTACTCGATGCTGCTCGCGGGCGCGGGGATCGTGCCCGGCGCGCTGTATGGCAAGTCCGATCGCATCGCCGCGTATCCCCAATCGGAACCGACCGCGCCGGGCGATCTCGCGGCGACGATGTTCCACGCACTCGGCATCGAGCCGGACGCGCACTACACAGACGCCACCGACCGACCGTACCGCGCGGTAACGGGACACCCGGTCACGAAACTGTTCCACTGA
- a CDS encoding DUF4159 domain-containing protein, with the protein MTRSLLAVGFALCVGLLLAFPTSTVAQPAPAQPRGANSDVELVDKVKKSIDSGVAFLKAEAAKGSGNWETLVLKNFADMDGGATSLAILALLNSGVKVDDPTVKGGLDYLRKITPTKTYVVALQTMALAEAQLASRDKKDLPKLARNAEWFKETAIRSKGKLQGWSYPIGSGSANSDNSNSQYALLGLYAAKTAGVKIEDQLWKEIQEFYARTQYPDKLNEKSGYWKYTTFERDPSFTMTVAGACGLLIASMGLDQSEQQLDAVTGIAAKCGIYSDNTELAKGLFYVGANFNFEEGKSYFYNYYGIERLGRLSGQRFIGRMDWYRAGCVELLKLQQPDGSFAYSAAGARKGIDSNYSVIMTSFALLYLSKGRTPVLVSKFAWGNYIRGEVGKGDQAILTERNPDGAITGVPNWNRKHNDCRNLVEFAQREIFDGAPLSWQVYDMRLQNLSTQAKIDSEVGLLLQSPVVYLNGHGPIPFVTRPTDQALDVAEQILKRYVEEGGFLVAEACCGDKEFAASFEKLVGRLFPGSTLKRVPPEHAIWQMFPGVGPGDFPDLMYLDRGCRTVAIFSPSPLAGYWEERRFMPADGRDPKNRGEKAFCLARNILAYATGMELPKPKLTQTKLVALENTGIARSKFRALQLRYISDASAQQPPASDALRNLMSYLGQHAKLDVALTSEVLAPSDDKLTKFKFMYLHGRKPVQFTPDELDNVKANLQTGGLLLVDAACNDIKQWRVFDQSFREAMAKMFPDQKLVTIPANEPLFRIAAQAGIDIGSVKCRRENAEGTGAEKELRTYPVALEGIKIDGRWVVVYSKYDIGCAIEGHKSADCLGHDKESALRIASAVVLYSLRR; encoded by the coding sequence ATGACCCGTTCGCTGTTGGCTGTCGGTTTTGCCCTCTGCGTCGGGTTATTGCTCGCTTTTCCCACGTCCACTGTTGCACAACCCGCACCGGCTCAGCCGCGGGGCGCGAACTCGGACGTCGAACTCGTCGATAAGGTGAAAAAATCCATCGACAGCGGCGTAGCGTTTCTCAAGGCTGAGGCCGCGAAGGGCAGCGGGAACTGGGAAACGCTCGTTCTGAAGAACTTCGCCGACATGGACGGTGGGGCCACCTCACTGGCCATTCTCGCGCTCCTCAACTCCGGTGTGAAGGTCGACGATCCGACCGTGAAAGGCGGCCTCGACTACCTCCGTAAGATCACCCCGACCAAGACTTATGTCGTCGCGCTTCAGACAATGGCGCTGGCCGAGGCTCAGCTCGCATCGCGGGACAAGAAGGATCTGCCCAAACTCGCCCGGAACGCGGAGTGGTTCAAGGAGACGGCGATCCGCAGCAAGGGCAAGCTCCAGGGCTGGAGCTACCCCATCGGCTCCGGCAGCGCTAACTCGGACAACTCCAACTCGCAGTACGCGCTGCTCGGACTTTATGCCGCGAAGACCGCGGGCGTGAAGATCGAGGACCAGCTCTGGAAGGAGATCCAGGAGTTCTACGCGCGCACGCAGTACCCGGACAAACTGAACGAGAAATCCGGTTACTGGAAGTACACCACGTTTGAAAGAGACCCGAGTTTCACGATGACGGTGGCCGGGGCGTGCGGGTTGCTCATCGCGAGCATGGGCCTGGACCAGAGCGAGCAGCAACTGGACGCCGTAACGGGAATCGCGGCCAAGTGTGGGATCTATTCGGACAACACCGAACTCGCGAAGGGCTTGTTCTACGTCGGGGCCAACTTCAACTTCGAGGAGGGGAAGTCGTACTTCTACAACTATTACGGCATCGAGCGCCTGGGGCGCCTCTCCGGGCAGCGGTTCATCGGCCGCATGGATTGGTACCGCGCGGGCTGCGTTGAACTGCTCAAACTCCAACAACCCGACGGTTCGTTCGCGTACTCGGCTGCCGGTGCTCGTAAGGGCATCGACAGCAATTACTCGGTCATCATGACCTCGTTCGCGCTCCTGTACCTGTCGAAGGGGCGCACCCCGGTGCTCGTGAGCAAGTTCGCGTGGGGCAACTACATCCGGGGCGAGGTCGGCAAGGGCGACCAAGCGATCCTCACCGAGCGCAACCCCGACGGCGCGATCACCGGTGTGCCGAACTGGAACCGCAAGCACAACGACTGTCGCAATCTGGTCGAGTTCGCCCAGCGCGAGATCTTCGACGGCGCTCCACTGTCGTGGCAAGTGTACGACATGCGCCTCCAGAACCTCTCGACCCAGGCCAAGATCGACTCCGAGGTCGGGCTGCTCTTGCAATCGCCGGTCGTGTACCTGAACGGGCACGGCCCGATACCGTTCGTGACGCGCCCGACTGACCAGGCCCTCGACGTCGCCGAACAGATCCTCAAGCGGTACGTCGAGGAGGGCGGGTTCCTGGTGGCCGAGGCGTGCTGTGGGGACAAAGAGTTCGCCGCGTCGTTCGAGAAACTCGTGGGGCGACTGTTCCCCGGGAGCACGCTCAAGCGCGTGCCCCCGGAGCACGCGATCTGGCAGATGTTCCCCGGGGTCGGCCCGGGCGACTTCCCGGATCTGATGTACCTGGACCGCGGGTGCCGCACGGTCGCGATCTTCAGCCCCAGCCCGCTGGCCGGGTACTGGGAAGAACGGCGGTTCATGCCCGCGGACGGGCGCGACCCGAAGAACCGCGGCGAGAAGGCGTTCTGTCTGGCGCGCAACATCCTCGCCTACGCGACCGGGATGGAACTGCCCAAGCCCAAACTCACGCAGACGAAGTTGGTGGCGCTCGAGAACACGGGAATCGCGCGGAGCAAGTTCCGCGCACTGCAACTGCGGTACATCAGCGACGCGAGTGCGCAGCAGCCCCCGGCGTCCGACGCGCTGCGGAACCTGATGTCGTACTTGGGCCAACACGCGAAGCTCGACGTGGCCCTGACCAGTGAGGTGCTCGCGCCGTCCGACGACAAGCTGACCAAGTTCAAGTTCATGTACTTACACGGGCGTAAACCGGTCCAGTTCACACCCGACGAACTGGACAACGTGAAGGCGAACCTGCAAACCGGCGGGCTGTTGCTCGTAGACGCGGCGTGCAACGACATTAAGCAGTGGCGCGTGTTCGATCAATCGTTTCGCGAGGCGATGGCGAAGATGTTCCCGGATCAGAAACTCGTGACGATCCCCGCGAACGAGCCCCTATTCCGGATCGCGGCGCAGGCCGGCATCGACATCGGGAGCGTCAAGTGCCGGCGCGAGAACGCCGAGGGGACCGGGGCCGAGAAGGAGCTGCGGACGTACCCGGTGGCGCTGGAAGGGATCAAGATCGACGGGCGCTGGGTGGTGGTGTACAGCAAGTACGACATCGGGTGCGCGATCGAGGGGCACAAGTCCGCGGACTGCCTCGGGCACGACAAGGAGAGCGCCCTTCGCATCGCCAGCGCCGTCGTGCTGTATTCTTTACGGCGCTGA
- the purL gene encoding phosphoribosylformylglycinamidine synthase subunit PurL: MLWELEIRPLGKDGERERVCDEFDLLTHAERGGDLVSASARGFLLEGELTDEHRARLTQEVLVDPLVEVGEFAPVGTRTAHSYTVLLKPGVMEPVAQTVLEAVQLLGIPVTAVRTFRRYFGPPELPSLDRDVLFRKVLANDAIEHIVSGPVKADHLGFGAPYKFELRTVPVRNLDDAGLVKLSKDNTLALSLDEMKVVQAHFRDLNREPTDAELESIAQTWSEHCSHKTLKGTITFRDQSTGETRTYKNLLKETVFGATQTIRQQLGADDWCVSVFADNAGIVKFDDNFHICIKVETHNHPSAIEPYGGANTGLGGVIRDLLGTGLGAKPVCNTDVFCFAPPDFDSNQLPQGVLHPRRVMRGVVAGVRDYGNRMGIPTVNGAILFDERYLANPLVFCGTIGTIPCDKAFKKVYDGDLIVAVGGRTGRDGIHGATFSSLELTHESETVSGGAVQIGNAITEKKVQDVIIQARDRNLFTAITDCGAGGFSSAVGEMGADLGATVELDKAPLKYEGLSYTEIWISESQERMVLSVPQEKWPELQALCASENVEAAVLGTFEGSGRLKLSYQGNVVADLDMHFLHDGRPTVVKNAEWAPAQSVPAQPGTGAAQTPQDALVAILGHYSVCSKEWVIRQYDHEVQGGSAIKPLVGVMNDGPSDASVVVPVLGSWTGAAVGCGINHRFADLDPYWMAAAAIDEAVRNVVAVGADPKRVAILDNFCWGNIHDPKVLGALVRTAEACRDVAVAFGTPFISGKDSLNNTYTGKNGERLDIPHTLLVTALGRVPDVRKCVTMDLKEVGNTLYLVGTTKDELGASHFNLVTGRTGGTVPKVDLATAPKVFAGVHAAIAQGLVRSCHDLSEGGFAVAAAEMAFAGGIGADITALPGNLSDEAKLFSESPSRFLLEVKPEHAQAFEAALAGVTIARVGTTVSDPRLRVAGANGEWLLWVKLATLKEAWQKPLRW, encoded by the coding sequence ATGCTCTGGGAACTTGAAATTCGCCCGCTCGGTAAGGACGGCGAGCGCGAGCGCGTGTGTGACGAGTTCGACCTGCTCACGCACGCGGAACGCGGCGGTGACCTTGTTAGCGCGTCCGCCCGCGGGTTCCTGCTCGAAGGCGAACTGACCGACGAGCACCGCGCGCGCCTGACCCAAGAGGTACTCGTCGACCCGCTCGTGGAGGTCGGCGAGTTTGCCCCGGTCGGTACACGGACCGCGCACTCGTACACGGTGCTGCTCAAACCCGGTGTGATGGAACCGGTCGCGCAAACGGTACTCGAAGCGGTCCAGTTGCTCGGCATTCCCGTAACTGCGGTGCGCACCTTTCGCCGGTACTTCGGCCCGCCGGAACTGCCGTCACTCGACCGCGACGTGCTGTTCCGCAAGGTGCTCGCGAACGACGCCATCGAGCACATCGTGTCCGGTCCGGTGAAGGCGGACCACCTCGGGTTCGGGGCGCCGTACAAGTTTGAGTTGCGCACGGTGCCGGTCCGAAATCTGGACGATGCCGGGCTGGTGAAACTGAGCAAGGATAACACACTCGCGCTTTCGTTGGACGAGATGAAAGTCGTTCAGGCGCACTTCCGCGACCTGAACCGCGAGCCGACCGACGCAGAACTCGAATCGATCGCGCAGACGTGGTCCGAGCACTGCTCGCACAAAACGCTCAAGGGCACCATCACTTTCCGGGACCAGTCCACCGGCGAAACGCGCACGTACAAGAACCTCCTTAAAGAGACCGTGTTCGGTGCGACGCAGACCATCCGCCAGCAGCTCGGGGCGGACGACTGGTGCGTGAGCGTGTTCGCCGATAACGCGGGCATCGTGAAGTTCGACGACAACTTCCACATTTGCATCAAGGTCGAAACGCACAACCACCCGTCCGCGATCGAACCCTACGGCGGCGCGAACACGGGGTTGGGTGGGGTGATCCGCGACCTCCTCGGAACCGGTCTCGGGGCGAAACCGGTGTGTAACACCGACGTGTTCTGCTTCGCGCCACCAGACTTCGATTCGAATCAGTTGCCGCAGGGGGTACTGCACCCGCGTCGTGTGATGCGCGGGGTTGTGGCCGGGGTGCGCGACTACGGCAACCGCATGGGCATCCCCACGGTAAACGGGGCGATCCTGTTCGACGAGCGCTACCTCGCGAACCCGCTCGTGTTCTGCGGCACCATCGGTACGATCCCGTGCGACAAGGCGTTCAAGAAGGTTTACGACGGTGACCTGATCGTCGCGGTCGGGGGCCGCACCGGGCGCGACGGAATTCACGGCGCGACGTTCTCCAGCCTGGAACTCACGCACGAATCGGAAACGGTGAGCGGCGGCGCAGTGCAGATCGGCAACGCGATCACCGAGAAGAAGGTCCAGGACGTCATCATCCAGGCTCGCGACCGCAACCTGTTCACCGCGATCACCGACTGTGGCGCGGGCGGGTTCTCGTCGGCCGTCGGTGAGATGGGTGCGGACCTCGGCGCGACGGTGGAACTGGACAAGGCGCCGTTGAAGTACGAGGGACTGAGCTATACCGAGATCTGGATCTCGGAATCGCAGGAGCGGATGGTACTGTCTGTGCCGCAAGAGAAGTGGCCGGAACTTCAGGCGCTGTGCGCGAGCGAGAACGTCGAAGCCGCCGTTTTGGGTACGTTCGAGGGCAGTGGGCGCCTCAAGTTGTCGTACCAGGGGAATGTTGTCGCCGATCTCGACATGCACTTCCTGCACGACGGGCGCCCCACCGTCGTCAAGAACGCGGAATGGGCACCGGCGCAATCGGTCCCGGCGCAGCCGGGCACCGGCGCGGCGCAAACGCCACAAGACGCCCTCGTCGCGATCCTGGGGCACTATTCGGTGTGCTCGAAAGAATGGGTCATCCGCCAGTACGACCACGAGGTGCAAGGCGGCAGCGCGATTAAACCTCTCGTGGGCGTGATGAACGACGGGCCGTCGGACGCCTCGGTGGTGGTGCCGGTTCTCGGCTCGTGGACCGGCGCCGCGGTCGGGTGCGGGATCAACCACCGGTTCGCCGACCTCGACCCGTACTGGATGGCGGCGGCGGCCATTGACGAGGCCGTGCGCAACGTGGTCGCGGTGGGCGCGGACCCGAAGCGGGTTGCGATCCTCGACAACTTCTGTTGGGGGAACATCCACGACCCGAAGGTACTCGGCGCGCTCGTGCGCACCGCGGAAGCGTGCCGCGACGTGGCGGTCGCGTTCGGCACACCGTTCATTAGCGGTAAGGACAGTCTGAACAACACTTACACGGGTAAGAACGGTGAGCGGCTTGACATTCCGCACACGCTACTGGTCACCGCGCTCGGGCGCGTGCCGGACGTCCGCAAGTGCGTCACAATGGACCTGAAAGAAGTCGGTAACACACTCTACCTCGTGGGAACTACGAAAGACGAACTCGGTGCCTCGCACTTCAACCTCGTAACCGGGCGCACGGGCGGGACCGTGCCGAAGGTCGATCTCGCGACCGCACCGAAAGTGTTCGCGGGCGTACACGCGGCCATTGCTCAGGGACTGGTTCGCTCGTGCCACGACTTGAGTGAGGGCGGGTTCGCGGTCGCGGCGGCGGAAATGGCGTTCGCGGGCGGGATCGGGGCCGATATCACGGCGCTGCCCGGAAATTTGTCCGACGAGGCGAAGCTGTTCAGCGAATCGCCGAGCCGGTTCCTCTTGGAAGTGAAGCCGGAACACGCTCAGGCGTTCGAGGCGGCTCTGGCCGGCGTAACGATTGCGCGGGTGGGCACCACCGTGTCGGACCCGCGATTGCGCGTCGCCGGCGCCAACGGCGAGTGGCTCCTCTGGGTTAAATTGGCGACACTCAAGGAGGCGTGGCAGAAACCGCTGCGGTGGTGA
- a CDS encoding prephenate dehydrogenase, whose protein sequence is MLFDQITIVGVGLIGGSVGLAARARGAAGRVVGVDRDEATIAKAVALGAIDTGTTDLAEGVANSSLVVVCTPVDRIAEVILAAAPHVRPGTRFTDGGSTKAGIVSALQGKLPANVEYIAAHPLAGSEKAGAEHGRADMFQNRVTVVIISKFGTDWERTVAVGRFWEALGSRVVLMNAEEHDRTVAVTSHLPHAVASAVAGVTPTEWLRLSAGGFRDVTRVAAGDPQLWAAIFEANRDATLSALASFTDRLAEFRKLLEAGDHAGLVQWLTEGKKVRDALGT, encoded by the coding sequence ATGCTGTTCGATCAGATCACAATTGTCGGTGTCGGGCTGATCGGTGGTTCGGTCGGTCTCGCGGCGCGGGCGCGAGGAGCGGCCGGGCGCGTCGTGGGCGTGGACCGCGACGAGGCGACCATCGCGAAGGCGGTTGCGCTCGGCGCGATCGATACGGGAACCACCGATCTCGCCGAGGGCGTGGCGAACTCGTCTCTCGTGGTCGTGTGTACCCCGGTAGACCGAATCGCCGAGGTAATTTTGGCCGCCGCACCGCACGTTCGGCCCGGTACGCGCTTCACGGACGGTGGGAGCACAAAGGCCGGTATCGTGTCCGCGCTCCAGGGGAAGCTACCGGCGAATGTGGAGTATATCGCCGCGCACCCGCTCGCGGGGTCTGAAAAGGCCGGCGCCGAGCACGGGCGCGCGGACATGTTCCAGAACCGCGTTACGGTCGTCATTATCAGTAAATTCGGCACGGACTGGGAGCGAACGGTCGCGGTCGGGCGCTTCTGGGAGGCGCTCGGCTCCCGCGTCGTGCTGATGAACGCCGAGGAGCACGACCGCACCGTTGCCGTGACGAGCCACCTGCCGCACGCGGTCGCGTCGGCGGTCGCGGGTGTCACACCGACCGAGTGGCTCCGGCTCTCCGCGGGCGGGTTCCGCGACGTGACCCGCGTGGCCGCGGGCGACCCACAGTTGTGGGCCGCGATTTTCGAGGCCAACCGCGACGCGACGCTGTCTGCGCTCGCATCGTTCACGGACCGATTAGCCGAATTCCGGAAATTGCTCGAAGCCGGCGATCACGCCGGACTCGTGCAGTGGTTAACCGAAGGGAAAAAGGTACGCGATGCTCTGGGAACTTGA
- a CDS encoding MaoC family dehydratase: MSDELLCFEELDVGREWVSPERVVSTEDIGCFAGLTGDRNPIHLDPEFARTTPFRRCIAHGLLGLSLAGGLAAGAPPVRTVAFLELREWQFRAPVYPGDAIRVTSRVLEKQPQGRGRRGTVVWQIRVLNQNDRVVQEGVTATLVETAQKIARSPNSAAA, translated from the coding sequence ATGAGCGACGAACTGCTGTGCTTCGAGGAATTGGACGTCGGTCGCGAGTGGGTGTCGCCAGAACGGGTCGTGAGCACCGAGGACATCGGCTGTTTCGCCGGACTCACTGGGGACCGGAACCCGATTCACCTGGACCCAGAGTTCGCTCGCACCACACCCTTCCGCCGGTGCATTGCGCACGGGCTGCTCGGTCTCTCGCTGGCGGGCGGGTTGGCGGCGGGGGCACCGCCCGTGCGGACGGTCGCGTTCCTGGAGCTCCGAGAGTGGCAGTTCCGCGCGCCGGTCTACCCAGGTGATGCGATCCGGGTGACCAGCCGGGTGTTGGAGAAGCAACCCCAGGGTCGGGGGCGCCGGGGAACGGTGGTGTGGCAGATCCGTGTGCTCAACCAAAACGACCGCGTGGTGCAGGAGGGCGTAACGGCGACCCTCGTCGAAACAGCACAAAAGATAGCGCGATCCCCGAATTCGGCCGCCGCCTGA
- a CDS encoding phospholipid scramblase-related protein, whose translation MLTSSTLKEWPVLELNTLIVKQKAKLFSSRASFEILDESGKVVGGAEQSTTALAKILGMLMGPPATKIEFREKPDDSLVFTVRRRGLLLKKVEVLDSQGAVIGLYKAKKFSLAGGFHVYDGAGKHVAEIRGKLLKSEYTFFQPDGKTEMGKVSKKWAGAMKEMFTSADTYAVQITPQFAEQPTVKMLILGAAVAIDSLMSTHGGGGGGGESDDE comes from the coding sequence GTGTTAACATCCTCAACGCTCAAGGAGTGGCCCGTGCTGGAACTGAATACGCTGATCGTCAAGCAGAAGGCGAAACTGTTCTCTTCTCGCGCCTCGTTCGAGATCCTCGACGAGAGCGGCAAAGTGGTCGGTGGCGCCGAACAGTCTACAACCGCCCTGGCGAAGATCCTGGGAATGCTGATGGGGCCGCCGGCCACGAAGATCGAGTTCCGCGAGAAGCCGGACGATTCGCTCGTGTTCACCGTGCGCCGCCGGGGGCTACTCCTCAAGAAGGTCGAAGTGTTGGACTCGCAGGGGGCGGTGATCGGGCTGTACAAGGCGAAGAAATTCAGTCTGGCCGGTGGGTTCCACGTGTACGACGGGGCCGGCAAACACGTTGCGGAGATCCGCGGGAAACTGCTGAAGTCGGAATACACGTTCTTCCAGCCGGACGGGAAGACGGAAATGGGGAAGGTGTCGAAGAAGTGGGCCGGTGCGATGAAGGAAATGTTCACTTCCGCTGACACTTACGCGGTCCAGATCACCCCGCAGTTCGCGGAGCAGCCGACGGTGAAGATGCTGATCCTCGGCGCGGCCGTCGCGATCGATTCGCTGATGAGCACGCACGGCGGAGGCGGTGGGGGCGGCGAGAGCGACGATGAGTAA
- a CDS encoding M24 family metallopeptidase — translation MLTAEGCKARRQRFLERLKPSHLVVLADSLHLRYFANFYVDGISSSADFGALLVIREDGHATLYHDSKLPKGVEFAQVDERKPLAWYSGQEPELAPRRLVLKPVLDANGGRIHDSIADPLGATIIGITTELRRRKDPDEVALLKTCMKACDAGHTWGRANIRPGMTELEVYSGVANAVFAALGHWAVVYGDFTISVGGKKRGGPPTPHKLEAGELFILDYSVIVQGYRSDFTNTICVGGKPTADQQKLMDLSLSAIAAGAKHLKAGVSCQEVYDTMRNVFAGAGMADYFTTHGGHGLGISHPEPPYIVRHSSETLVAGDVVTLEPGLYVDGVGGLRIEHNYLVTEIGSEQLSNHTIALV, via the coding sequence ATGCTCACCGCCGAAGGCTGCAAGGCACGCCGTCAGCGCTTTTTGGAGCGCCTGAAGCCGTCGCACCTGGTCGTACTCGCGGACTCGCTCCACCTGCGGTACTTCGCCAATTTTTACGTCGACGGCATTAGCTCCAGCGCGGATTTCGGCGCACTGCTCGTGATCCGCGAAGACGGCCACGCCACGCTCTATCACGACAGCAAACTTCCAAAGGGCGTCGAGTTCGCGCAGGTCGACGAGCGCAAACCGCTCGCGTGGTACAGCGGGCAGGAACCGGAACTCGCCCCGCGCCGGTTGGTTCTCAAACCCGTGCTCGATGCCAACGGCGGGCGCATTCACGACTCCATCGCGGACCCGCTCGGGGCCACGATCATCGGTATCACGACCGAACTGCGCCGGCGGAAAGACCCGGACGAAGTCGCGCTGCTGAAAACGTGCATGAAGGCGTGCGACGCAGGGCACACTTGGGGGCGGGCGAACATTCGCCCCGGGATGACGGAACTCGAAGTCTACTCGGGCGTGGCGAACGCGGTATTCGCTGCACTCGGGCACTGGGCCGTTGTGTACGGAGACTTCACGATATCGGTCGGAGGGAAAAAGCGCGGGGGGCCGCCGACACCGCATAAGCTCGAAGCGGGTGAACTGTTCATCCTCGACTACTCGGTGATCGTACAGGGCTACCGCAGCGACTTCACGAACACGATCTGCGTGGGCGGAAAACCGACTGCCGACCAGCAGAAGTTAATGGACCTGAGCCTGTCCGCGATCGCCGCGGGCGCGAAGCACCTGAAAGCGGGTGTGTCGTGTCAGGAGGTCTACGACACGATGCGGAACGTGTTCGCGGGTGCGGGGATGGCCGATTACTTCACCACGCACGGCGGGCACGGGTTGGGGATCTCGCACCCCGAACCGCCGTACATCGTGCGCCACTCGTCCGAAACACTGGTCGCGGGCGACGTGGTGACGCTCGAACCGGGCCTTTACGTGGACGGCGTGGGTGGGTTGCGCATCGAGCACAACTACCTGGTGACTGAAATCGGTAGCGAGCAACTGAGTAACCACACCATCGCGCTGGTGTAA
- a CDS encoding 3-keto-disaccharide hydrolase, translating to MRTLLCFVAFALPSYVSAADADGFTPIFDGKTLDGWTFIVKPDKEGKKADPKTTWSVTDGTIRCTGKPNGCMVTKDEFSDYVLRVKWRFPADGKGGNTGVLLHVQDEKYWPTSIEAQLLTGRAGDIFLTNPPGAKLDVDKSRQNPKIERQFFRLETKEPVEKKLGEWNEYEITCKGGDITLIINGVKVNEGKNGNLTKGRIALQSEGTEVHFKDVMVKKLK from the coding sequence ATGCGCACCCTGCTCTGCTTTGTCGCGTTCGCACTTCCCTCCTACGTGTCCGCGGCCGACGCCGACGGTTTCACGCCCATCTTCGACGGCAAAACGCTCGACGGCTGGACGTTCATCGTGAAGCCGGACAAAGAGGGCAAGAAAGCCGACCCCAAAACCACCTGGAGCGTGACCGACGGTACCATCCGCTGTACGGGCAAACCGAACGGCTGCATGGTGACCAAGGATGAGTTTTCGGACTACGTTCTGCGTGTGAAGTGGCGCTTCCCCGCGGACGGTAAGGGCGGTAACACGGGTGTGTTGCTCCACGTCCAGGACGAGAAATACTGGCCGACGTCTATCGAGGCGCAGCTTCTCACTGGCCGGGCTGGGGACATCTTCCTTACCAACCCGCCGGGCGCGAAACTCGACGTGGACAAGAGCCGCCAGAATCCGAAGATCGAGCGCCAGTTCTTCCGACTGGAAACCAAAGAACCGGTGGAAAAGAAGCTGGGTGAATGGAACGAGTACGAAATTACTTGCAAGGGCGGTGACATCACACTGATCATCAACGGCGTAAAGGTGAACGAGGGCAAGAACGGTAATCTGACGAAGGGCCGCATCGCGCTGCAATCTGAGGGCACGGAAGTTCACTTCAAGGACGTGATGGTGAAGAAGCTGAAATGA